ATTTGCCGCTCAACTTGAATTTGCACAATTACATGGCCACtctctttttgtttcttgcTTTTTAAATGATGACAAGGCAGCAGAAGATACCATAAAAAGGCTTGTTATGCGTGAAATAACATTGTTAAGAGCCTCTACCAATGATCACATTTTAAATAGATTAAAGATCCCTTCGCAATTGATATTCAATGCTCAAGCTTTGAAAGATAGATATGAAGGCAATTACCTTTCTGAAGTACAAAATCTACTCCTGGGTTCGTCTTATGATTTGGCAGAAATGGCTATTGTTACGTCATTAGGACCAAGGCTGTTGTTATCAAACAATCCTGTACAGAATAATGAACTGAAAACTTTGAGGGAAATTCTTAACGAATTTCCAGACTCTGAGAGGGACAAATGGAGTGTAAGTATAAACGTATTTGAAGTATATCTAAAGCTTGTGTTGGATAATGTTGAAACGCAGGAGACTATCGATTCATTAATTAGTGGtatgaagatattttatGATCAGTATAAGCACTGTCGTGAAGTGGCCGCATGTTGTAATGTTATGTCCCAAGAGATTgtatcaaaaatattggaGAAAAACAATCCTTCAATAGGCGATTCGAAGGCCAAATTGCTTGAGCTCCCCCTAGGGCAGCCAGAAAAGGCATACTTGAGGGGTGAGTTTGCCCAGGATTTAATGAAGTGTACATATAAGATAtaagtttttttatttttatttctaaaaaaaagaaaaatagtAAAACATGGACTGAAGCTAACGCTTTTGGAGTAATTAGTAGCATTATATATGGTAAAAGTGTTCTTCAGTAGGTCTAAGATTTAAAGGTAATGATATTTATATTATAAAACGATTTGACCTCTAATGCACTTccttttattctttttgataaaatatacTATACATCCCCCACAGCATCTCGCAGAGCCTCCACAACGTTAAGTACAGCACTCGAAGCTGGGCTGTCAGGATAGTTATCCAGGAAACTTTCACCCATGTCACAACTCTTGCCAATCCTCGGATCTAACGGAACAGACcccaaaaatttgatgCCCAATTCCTTACAAAGTGCTTCACCTCCACCTGTGGTAGCCTTGAATATTTGGGACTCTCCTTTGCAATTTGGACATACAAATCCGCTCATATTTTCCACTAGTCCAAGAATATTGATACCAGCCTTCTTACAGAAATCTATCTCTTTCCGTACATCTAATAAAGCTACTTCCTGAGGTGTGGTGACCACAAGGGCACCATCTATGCCAGATTCTCTCATATACTTGTTTATTGAAATGTGCTCATCAGATGTTCCGGGCGGTGTGTCGATTACCAAGTAATCGAGTTTATCCCAATCAACAtcctttaaaaatttttttatcaataaattcttttttgaacCCCTCCATATAATGGCGGAATCGTCTTCTGGAAGCATATATTGAATAGACATGGTGGCTAAATTATCAGTCACATAGACAGGTGTCCAACCGGAGTTCGATTCATGGACGGTTTCTTTAATGCAGCCTAACATATGTGGCAAAGAAGGTCCACATATATCTAAATCCATGGCACCTACTTGTAAATCTTCGTCAGCTGAAAGTGCCCAACTTAGCATTGCGGCAAATGTCGACTTGCCTACGCCACCTTTGCCTGATAAAACCAATATTTTATGTTCTATTCCTGACAAGTTATCTGTGATCAATGGAATATCTGGATCAGGGCCTTTCGGAAGACTTTCAcatatttctttattggcGCAGCCACCACAAGCATCGGACTTACCTGCCATGTCTGATTCTGGACCAGGACAGTGTTCTGGTTCCGGCTGATTAAGTTCATACTCTGCTGGTAGCACTTCGTCGTTTACATGTGGTAGTATCTCAGTCATTCTTGGATATCACTTATGTATACTGTTGTTCTCAAAAACAGAAAGACTTCACGTTTAGCCTAGCCTACGAGTTGTTGGACAAACAtgttatttattattatatacAAAATATTTCTACGCATTACTAATTACACCATTAATGAATCCGAAAAAGTACCCGGAAGCGTATTTTGAAAAGCCATATTAAAGAATAATAAGATGAACGGCAGTTTTCGACGTGTCAATGCATAGAACTGAGAGAATTGTGCATTGGATGACTTATTTATGTAGGGTGCTATGTCCCAGCTGACGGAGTTCATTAGCTGTATCCCTGTGGttaatgaagaacaaaatgaagaagatgagcGTGGCCTCTGTAAGATTCAGATTGAAGATGGCGCTATGTTGGAAACATTAGATGAGAACAGTCTTTCAGGGCTTAGAATAGAGAAAATGTTGGTAAGTGAAGGTACaggaattttttccaaaagcaGTTTTGGAATCAATGATTTGCGAATCTTTACGGGAGAAAATATCGATGAAGAGTCTAAGAAATATGTGTGGTATGAACTACTCAAAATGTTAACTGGTCACAAAGTGTACATTGCATCGTTAGACGAAAAAGTCGTATTCACAAAATGGACGTGCAGAATGCAAGATGATGAGGTATGGAAAGTAGTTATGGAGTTGGAGTCATCGGCGATCATAAGAAAAATCGCTGAACTTACCTTGCATCCAGTCAAAAAGGGAGAGAttgatttatttgaaatgGCAGATAAACTCTATAAAGATATCTGTTGTGTTAACGATTCTTACCGGAATATAAAGGAGAGCGATTCTAGCAATAGAAATCGAGTTGAACAGCTGGCTCGGGAAAGGGAGCTATTGGATAAGCTTTTAGAAACACGTGATGAAAGAACCAGAGCAATGATGGTAACCTTGTTGAatgagaagaagaagaaaataagagaGCTTCATGAGATTCTGCGacaaaataatatcaaATTGTCTGACGATGATGTTTTAGATTCTGCGCTTATTAATACGGAAGTGCAAAAGCCAATTTCTGAGTTAAACTCTCcaggaaaaagaatgaaacGAAGAAAGACGGTAGTAGAGCCTCaaaatttacaaaagaagttgaaagaCACAAGTCGGAGGAGAGCtaatagaaaaatatctAATCAATCCGTGATCAAAATGGAAGACGACGATTTTGATgactttcaatttttcgGACTTTCTAAAAGGCCAATTATTACTGCTAAAGATAAACTCAGTGAAAAGTACGATGATATTACCTCTTTTGGAGATGACACACAATCAATAAGTTTTGAATCTGATAGTAGCAGTGATGTTCAAAAACATTTAGTGTCTTTAGAAGACAATGGTATTCAAATATCAGCAGGAAGATCGGATGAAGATTACGGAGACATTTCTGGTTCTGAATCTGAGACTGATGCAAGTGCAGGGGAAAAGAAGAGCTCCAACCATAGTGAACAATCCGGTAATGATAGGGAACCTTGCTTGCAGACAGAATCGGAAACGGATATAGAAACATAGCCTATTTATGAATGAATGTAATATATGGCAAAGAGTATTATAGTATCGCATCATTTGAGAGAATACTTTATTTAAATGGCAAAAAATAGTTCTATGTGAGTGATCGAAAACTCAACTACTCagattgaaaagaaaataaataaaactAGGTGTTGTATGAACGTGAAAGAAATCGAGAGGGTTTAGAAGTAGTTTAGGGTCATTTTTCAGTACATTGGTTGGCCTGGCTTGAGTTGCAACCAGTGCCAAGCATCAGCGTTGGCCTCTCTCTTGTACATTGGTTGGCCTGGTCTCAAATTTAACCAGTGCCAAGCGTCGGCAACAGCCTCTCTTTTCGCCAAAGTGGTGTTTTGCTCTTTTTCAGCCGCCTCAGCAATAGTGGTGTTGATAAACAATAGCCCACTGGCGGTAGCGTTACTGAATGGTAAAAAAGCTATGTCATGATCACCTCCGAAATCCAAGTATCCAATAATGGCCTCGGCTGGCACCTGAGCGATATCTTCATCGGAACTAGCAGTGACAGAAACGGCCGCTAAAATAAAAGTGAGAAAGGTAGAAatgaatttcattttctccAATATGTGAATTTACTGGAATTTGATGCAGGTGATGGTAGTAATTATCCATTATATAGAATATAAAAACAGATATAGGAAGGACACCTCAAACTACACCAGAATCAAGGACAGCTTTTATACATATAAGCCCTCGTCTCTGCGCTGTAAAGACACCAAGTTTCACTAGGTCCACGGCGACTCTGTACTGAAACAACTGAATATTTGAAACAGTAACGATGAATAGTTTGGCTCGATACCTTGAAAACAATCACTACAGGCGTCGCCCAGATGCGCACATCGTTGCTGGCATTGATGTACcaatgaagaaatataaGTGACAAACTTTATGAAAAGATAGAAAGAGGTTTACAAGataagagaaaaattatgCTGTGAAGATTAGTAATCGAAGTAACTGCTTATTCATTCAGTGCATGTTTTTCTAGGAATGCGTTTGATATGGGACATACATCTTACTATGCGACATTACCTTTTAGGGACATCAATGAGCAAGTGAACACTAGCAAATTAGGAAAACAACTTTAGCACGCCCAACTGCGTACTGAAACGCAGAAAACTATAGAGTTTCCCGAAACGGTGACAGCTGAGTTCGCTCAAATAAGAACAACACCATGTCTTGAAGCTTCTTCTATAGCGTAGAGTAAGTAGTGCCTTGTAGCCCTACCGTTTTACAATGCATGAGGTTACCCGCacttattatttttttctctttttttttcttagcTATAAAAGGCAGATCAATGCAGCATTCATTGCTTTATTTGACTTTCCTTTActatttatttactttcCATTTCTTATTTTAGTGTTATTTTATAACAGTAACGCAAATTTAACAGCCATTCGTAACACGTACAGTATCTCGTCGAGGTTGAACCCCTCCGGGGCGTTCTTGACCCATGAAGAATGTGGATTGGTGTTGcaatatatttattattggCTTGGACTGGAGAACAAATTTATCGATCTTGGGTGCAACAGTCTTTCTGTCGTCTGTTTTTTAGCAGATCTAAGGGTTTACCTTCGTGTGCCCGGATGAGGACCGttgcaaggattgataatacAACTATATACATCATTATCGTAGTGAATTGCACGAGTAACTTCTCGGCATGGGGTGAGTAAATTCATATTATGAAAGTAATTAAACTTACTACCTAAATAAGAGGATATCTATGTCTTATTGCTTGTATATATGAGTGGCTTGGAATGCTGCAAATACTGTTTAGGAAAAAGTAGATAACTAAAAGGTTTCTCCTTCCTTCGGTTGACGCAATTTCTTGTTCGCTGGGGTTGCCATTTCCTTTCTAAGATCAAGTAATAAAGTTTCCATGGTGTAGGCTCTTTTCCAGTCACGTAAGGTGTGGAAGTCAGTTTGGACCTCCCCCGTAGTTGGATTGACGCATGGTAGATTTATCTTGGAAATGAAAGTGACCTTTGGGGGAGAATCTGGATAGTTTGGGCCACAATCTATAGAAAGGGAATAGATTCTGTTTTCATGATTACTATGAGGGGGCCCTAAAATAGTGCCGTTCCATTTGGTCATGGTAATATCGTCGCTATCAGCTAAACCATAACTACATGATTCTGGACCAAACCCTTTTTCACCCTTTTCTAATTCTTCTAACAACCTAAAATTTCTTGGTCTGATTTACAATAGGACAGTGAGGGTACATTTCAAGAATTTGTTAGTATATGTTGAAATCCCTTTCAAAACTTATAATAACATACACTTTTGACATTTTTGTGTAAACGCTGCTTTCTTCTACGTTGCATATACAGAATAAGAATTTCACCACGACATCGAAATGTAATGAGCAGAGATTGTGTAGGAAGTTGATCTTATTTTAGTCTCTTATTTATCGCTAAAGGAGCAATGAAAATTGATAGCGTGTTACCCTAGGAATAATTCCtaacaattttttccatcttAAAATCGAGAGGTAATAGTAAATAATGGATGTGAGAGCGGCATTGCAATGTTTCTTCAGTGCATTGAGTGGACGATTcactggaaaaaaattgggaCTAGAGATCTATTCTATCCAGTACAAAATGAGCAATAGTGGTGGGTCCTCTCCTTTCTTGGAAAGCCCTGGAGGTTCGCCCGACGTAGGCAGTACAAATGGACAAAGTAATCGTCAGATTCAGGCGTTACAATTCAAGCTCAATACTCTACAAAATGAGTATgagattgaaaaattgcAGCTACAAAAACAGACGAATATcttagaaaagaaatataaggCCACGATTGACGAATTAGAGAAAGCATTGAATGATACAAAATATCTTTATGAAAGCAATGATAAATTGGAGCAAGAGTTAAAGAGTTTGAAAGAAAGATCAGCTAATTCGATGAATGATAAAGACAAATGCATAGAGGAATTGCGAACAACCCTCCAAAACAAAGATTTAGAAATGGAGACTTTAAGGCAGCAGTATGATTCGAAGTTATCAAAGGTCACTAACCAATGTGACCATTTCAAGTTGGAAGCAGAGAGCTCTCATTCGCTACTGATGAAATatgagaaagaaataaagagGCAAAGTGTGgatatcaaagatttgCAGCATCAAGTGATGGAAAAGGATGATGAATTATCTTCGGTAAAAGCATCTAAGATGATAAACTCACATCCAAACTACTCCACCGAAGAGTTCAACGAGCTCACTgaaatgaacaaaatgaTCCAAGACCAAGTTCAGTATACTAAAGAATTGGAACTAGCGAACATGCAACAAGCcaatgaattgaaaaaacttAAACAATCCCAGGACACTTCtactttttggaaattagaaaatgaaaaactacAAAACAAATTAAGTCAATTACACGTACTCGAAAGTCAATATGAAAATCTTCAATTGGAAAACATAGATCTAAAATCGAAATTAACCAAATGGGAAATTTATAATGATagtgacgatgatgatgataacaATGTTAACaacaatgataataataataataataaaaatgataataataatgataataataatgatacaagtaataacaacaatattaataataacaacagaACCAAAAATAACATAAGAAATAACCCTGAAGAGATTATCCGGGACTGGAAACTTACCAAAAAGGAATGTTTAATTTTGACAGAtatgaatgataagttaAGATTGGACAATAACAATTTAAAGCTACTGAATGATGAAATGGCTTTAGAGAGAAACCAAATACTAGATTTGAACAAGAATTATGAAAACAACATAgtaaatttgaaaagattaaatCACGAGTTAGAACAACAGAAGAGTTTATCTTTCGAAGAATGTCGATTACTGCGCGAACAATTAGATGGCCTATATTCCGCACAAAATAATGCTTTACTAGAGGTCGAAAATAGTGAAACACATGCGTCAAACAAGAACGTAAACGAAGATATGAATAATTTGATCGATActtataaaaataagacaGAAGATTTAACAAACGAACTAAAGAAGCTAAACGATCAgttattatcaaattccAATGATGTAGAAAcacaaagaaaaaagaggaagtTGACAAGTGACCAAATTGGTTTAAATTATTCACAGAGGCTCAACGAATTGCAACTGGAAAATGTAAGTGTCTCGAGGGAGTTGAGTAAAGCACAAACTACAATTCAGCTactacaagaaaaattagaaaagtTAACTAAActaaaggagaaaaaaatacgtATACTGCAATTACGTGACGGCCCCTTCATAAAAGATCAatttatcaagaaaaacaaattaCTTCTtctagaaaaggaaaatgcaGATTTACTTAacgaattgaaaaagaataatcCAGCAGTGGAAACAGTACCCATTTCTGTTTATGATTCACTAAATTTCGAGTTGAAACAGTTCGAACAGGAAGTTTTTAAGTcaaataaaagattttccAGACTAAAGCaagttttcaataataaatCTTTGGAGTTTATTGACGTTGTAAACTCATTATTAGGTTTTAAATTGGAATTTCAACAAGATAGTCGtgtgaaaatattttcctGTTTCAAAcctgaaaaatatttgattgCTGATCTAAATGAAAACACTTTGAAATCTAACCTTGATGCAGATATAGAAGGATGGGATGATCTCATGAATCTATGGGTGGAAGATAGAGGTCAACTTCCGTGCTTTTTGGCAACAATAACATTGCGTCTGTGGGAACAGCGACAAGCCAAATAAGTGTATATACATTTCTAATAGATAATAGTAATCGGTTTTATAATATGATAAACTCCTATCCGCTGACATAATTGTTGGTCACAAAattcttttatctttcttcatcattgaCCTTTTATGATTCCTTTGgtatgcaaaaaaaaaaaaattgtgttgaagaataaaaacaaattaCAGAATAAGTCACACAtgatataaaaagaagCCCAGTTTTTCATAGCTATTAAGGGGGCATAAATGCACTTATATGAGGGAAGGTGATTctaattcaaaaaaatctgcGGATGTTGCTGTCCTCTCCATCATCCTTACGGGTTCGACCTTAACATTGATCTACACATATAAAAGGTATTTAACTCAATTCAAAAGAACAAATGATATACCGCGAAGAATATTTCGTAAACACTGGCTTTATGGTAAAGTCACGTCTGTAGGTGACGGGGACaactttcatttctttcacATGCCAGGTGGTATAAGAGGTGGATGGGGATGGTTACGACCCGTCCCACAAATGATCAAGAATGATTCTACGGCAGAAAAGCTTGTTGGAGATAGCAGAAATATGaggtttttcaatttcaattgGATTACGCATGGGAGGTCCACCAAAAGTAAAATACAAAAAGCTAAAAGCCAGTTCTTGAAGCTAAATGTACCTTAcaaaaataggaaaaaCCTGCCAACTATTCCTATAAGATTATGTGGAATCGATGCCCCAGAAAGAGCACATTTCGGTAACCCAGCTCAACCGTTTGGTAATGAAGCTTTAATTTGGTTACAAAACCGAATTTTGGGAAAGAAAGTATGGGTCAAGCCTTTATCTATAGATCAGTACAACCGTTGTGTAGCTCGAGTGTCATACTGGGACTGGTTTGGTGGGTGGAAAGACTTAAGCTTAGAAATGCTCAAGGATGGATTAGCGGTTGTTTATGAGGGTAAAGTAAACACAGAATTTGATGATAGAGAAGATAAGTATCGATATTATGAATTTTTGGCAAGATCTAGAAAAAAGGGACTGTGGATCCagaataaatttgaaaCGCCTGGTGAATATAAAAAACGTATTTGAGTTTTCGAGAGGATTTTTATCCATCATACTGCAGATTTTCATATTATATGTTCATTAGCTTTTCACGCTTCCTCtcgatatttttttatttattttcgGTTTCATTTTTGTACTAGTagataaaaatacataCATGATAGCAGTGTTATACAATTGATATTCGTAAATTTGGCATTCAGCATTTTAGGTAAATTCCGTgcctcttttcttcttctctgATTTCAAACATTATTTGTACTGCGATGAATAAACTAACGCTTGCCAAAATTACAAATTTGAAACCAGATACGGTACAGAACATATCGCTTAGTAATTTTTTAGTACCGTCAGAGCCCAAGCAGAATCCAAAAAGATTAGCGATCATCATAACCCATATGTTGAAAACAGCACCGACAGCGCAAACGTGTCTGTACCAGACTGCGTCGGTATAATGAGAGAAAATTTGGGTAGCAAAAATTTCTGGTAAGAGGAACAAAACTATTAGCCAACCCCATAATAATAACTTTAGTTCGATGTCATGCCATATAGCTACGAAGGAAAAGACTGCTAGTGATGTCAAAACTCTATTTTTTGAACCACCTAGAGGAATATATATGTAACGGACAACCCACTTATTGTAGCTTCTATGCCAAGCTCTCCAGAATGCTAGTGAACTGTAATTGTTA
This sequence is a window from Saccharomyces cerevisiae S288C chromosome VII, complete sequence. Protein-coding genes within it:
- the NBP35 gene encoding Fe-S cluster-binding ATPase (Essential cytoplasmic iron-sulfur cluster binding protein; forms a complex with Cfd1p that is involved in iron-sulfur protein assembly in the cytosol; similar to P-loop NTPases) — encoded protein: MTEILPHVNDEVLPAEYELNQPEPEHCPGPESDMAGKSDACGGCANKEICESLPKGPDPDIPLITDNLSGIEHKILVLSGKGGVGKSTFAAMLSWALSADEDLQVGAMDLDICGPSLPHMLGCIKETVHESNSGWTPVYVTDNLATMSIQYMLPEDDSAIIWRGSKKNLLIKKFLKDVDWDKLDYLVIDTPPGTSDEHISINKYMRESGIDGALVVTTPQEVALLDVRKEIDFCKKAGINILGLVENMSGFVCPNCKGESQIFKATTGGGEALCKELGIKFLGSVPLDPRIGKSCDMGESFLDNYPDSPASSAVLNVVEALRDAVGDV
- the LIF1 gene encoding Lif1p (Component of the DNA ligase IV complex; this complex mediates nonhomologous end joining in DNA double-strand break repair; sumoylated by Siz1p and Nfi1p SUMO ligases on Lys301; physically interacts with Dnl4p and Nej1p; homologous to mammalian XRCC4 protein); the encoded protein is MSQLTEFISCIPVVNEEQNEEDERGLCKIQIEDGAMLETLDENSLSGLRIEKMLVSEGTGIFSKSSFGINDLRIFTGENIDEESKKYVWYELLKMLTGHKVYIASLDEKVVFTKWTCRMQDDEVWKVVMELESSAIIRKIAELTLHPVKKGEIDLFEMADKLYKDICCVNDSYRNIKESDSSNRNRVEQLARERELLDKLLETRDERTRAMMVTLLNEKKKKIRELHEILRQNNIKLSDDDVLDSALINTEVQKPISELNSPGKRMKRRKTVVEPQNLQKKLKDTSRRRANRKISNQSVIKMEDDDFDDFQFFGLSKRPIITAKDKLSEKYDDITSFGDDTQSISFESDSSSDVQKHLVSLEDNGIQISAGRSDEDYGDISGSESETDASAGEKKSSNHSEQSGNDREPCLQTESETDIET
- the MF(ALPHA)2 gene encoding Mf(Alpha)2p (Mating pheromone alpha-factor, made by alpha cells; interacts with mating type a cells to induce cell cycle arrest and other responses leading to mating; also encoded by MF(ALPHA)1, which is more highly expressed; binds copper(II) ions), producing MKFISTFLTFILAAVSVTASSDEDIAQVPAEAIIGYLDFGGDHDIAFLPFSNATASGLLFINTTIAEAAEKEQNTTLAKREAVADAWHWLNLRPGQPMYKREANADAWHWLQLKPGQPMY
- a CDS encoding uncharacterized protein (hypothetical protein; conserved across S. cerevisiae strains; partially overlaps snR10, a snoRNA required for preRNA processing) encodes the protein MHEVTRTYYFFLFFFLSYKRQINAAFIALFDFPLLFIYFPFLILVLFYNSNANLTAIRNTYSISSRLNPSGAFLTHEECGLVLQYIYYWLGLENKFIDLGCNSLSVVCFLADLRVYLRVPG
- the MMS2 gene encoding E2 ubiquitin-conjugating protein MMS2 (Ubiquitin-conjugating enzyme variant; involved in error-free postreplication repair; forms a heteromeric complex with Ubc13p, an active ubiquitin-conjugating enzyme; cooperates with chromatin-associated RING finger proteins, Rad18p and Rad5p; protein abundance increases in response to DNA replication stress), coding for MSKVPRNFRLLEELEKGEKGFGPESCSYGLADSDDITMTKWNGTILGPPHSNHENRIYSLSIDCGPNYPDSPPKVTFISKINLPCVNPTTGEVQTDFHTLRDWKRAYTMETLLLDLRKEMATPANKKLRQPKEGETF
- the MAD1 gene encoding coiled-coil domain-containing protein MAD1 (Coiled-coil protein involved in spindle-assembly checkpoint; required for inhibition of karyopherin/importin Pse1p (aka Kap121p) upon spindle assembly checkpoint arrest; phosphorylated by Mps1p upon checkpoint activation which leads to inhibition of anaphase promoting complex activity; forms a complex with Mad2p; gene dosage imbalance between MAD1 and MAD2 leads to chromosome instability): MDVRAALQCFFSALSGRFTGKKLGLEIYSIQYKMSNSGGSSPFLESPGGSPDVGSTNGQSNRQIQALQFKLNTLQNEYEIEKLQLQKQTNILEKKYKATIDELEKALNDTKYLYESNDKLEQELKSLKERSANSMNDKDKCIEELRTTLQNKDLEMETLRQQYDSKLSKVTNQCDHFKLEAESSHSLLMKYEKEIKRQSVDIKDLQHQVMEKDDELSSVKASKMINSHPNYSTEEFNELTEMNKMIQDQVQYTKELELANMQQANELKKLKQSQDTSTFWKLENEKLQNKLSQLHVLESQYENLQLENIDLKSKLTKWEIYNDSDDDDDNNVNNNDNNNNNKNDNNNDNNNDTSNNNNINNNNRTKNNIRNNPEEIIRDWKLTKKECLILTDMNDKLRLDNNNLKLLNDEMALERNQILDLNKNYENNIVNLKRLNHELEQQKSLSFEECRLLREQLDGLYSAQNNALLEVENSETHASNKNVNEDMNNLIDTYKNKTEDLTNELKKLNDQLLSNSNDVETQRKKRKLTSDQIGLNYSQRLNELQLENVSVSRELSKAQTTIQLLQEKLEKLTKLKEKKIRILQLRDGPFIKDQFIKKNKLLLLEKENADLLNELKKNNPAVETVPISVYDSLNFELKQFEQEVFKSNKRFSRLKQVFNNKSLEFIDVVNSLLGFKLEFQQDSRVKIFSCFKPEKYLIADLNENTLKSNLDADIEGWDDLMNLWVEDRGQLPCFLATITLRLWEQRQAK
- the LCL3 gene encoding Lcl3p (hypothetical protein; mutant has long chronological lifespan; has homology to Staphylococcus aureus nuclease; GFP-fusion protein localizes to mitochondria; is induced in response to the DNA-damaging agent MMS), yielding MREGDSNSKKSADVAVLSIILTGSTLTLIYTYKRYLTQFKRTNDIPRRIFRKHWLYGKVTSVGDGDNFHFFHMPGGIRGGWGWLRPVPQMIKNDSTAEKLVGDSRNMRFFNFNWITHGRSTKSKIQKAKSQFLKLNVPYKNRKNLPTIPIRLCGIDAPERAHFGNPAQPFGNEALIWLQNRILGKKVWVKPLSIDQYNRCVARVSYWDWFGGWKDLSLEMLKDGLAVVYEGKVNTEFDDREDKYRYYEFLARSRKKGLWIQNKFETPGEYKKRI